From a single Gimesia fumaroli genomic region:
- a CDS encoding FeoA family protein produces MTLNQIIKGQIARITHINGEDAISIRLMEMGLIDGEQIQLLGKAPLGDPLEFAIRGYRLSLRLNEAKCVEVEIV; encoded by the coding sequence ATGACGTTGAACCAGATCATAAAAGGCCAGATCGCGCGGATTACACACATCAATGGTGAAGATGCGATTTCCATCCGGTTAATGGAAATGGGGCTGATTGACGGAGAACAGATTCAATTGCTGGGCAAAGCACCCTTAGGCGACCCTTTGGAATTTGCGATCCGAGGCTACCGCTTATCACTGCGACTGAATGAAGCGAAGTGTGTTGAAGTTGAAATTGTCTAA
- the feoB gene encoding ferrous iron transport protein B has translation MINTPTVQHTPVQQKKMTIAIIGNPNTGKSTLFNLLSGGHAHIGNFPGVTVEKKVGSVTWEGRQIDLVDLPGTYSLAPRSIDEMLAVDILLGRQKGVPRPDAIICIADASNLERNLYLFSQVLDLSIPVVLVLNMCDLARSRGIEIDAQALSQKLKVPVVCTEAHHAKGVNELKAAILEIGTGSTHEPLALFPEDFYAERKLIREKIQTNQEDSPPDFLVERLLLDVGGYVESYFEHHTHNGLMEDLNQSRSRLKEAGYAVPAMEARMRYGWAREMLKDVLQHPPEQRETASDKIDRWLTHRVFGFLFFFVLMFFVFQSVFTWAGPAMDLIETGQGLIEGVVETVISPGPLRSLVVDGVIAGVGGVLIFLPQIVILYFFIAVLEDSGYMARAAFIMDRLMRSLGLSGKSFIPLMSSFACAVPGIMATRVIENRHERLTTILVAPLMSCSARWPVYTLFIAAFIPNIAYFTIAGSPVVTLQGMVLFAMSSIGALIAIPVAWFLKRICFKGDVAPFVMELPGYKWPSPRNVIYRVYNRAKSFVVKAGTLIFATSILIWAAGYFPGDHSEQFEIQNKIEAMDASLAELDEQIAATEADASAAKKELESQQEVLAAEQAALFEKQNHVSSQLVENSFLGRAGHWIEPAVKPLGWDWKIGVGVIASFPAREVIISTLGTIYSLGGDVGEEDESLIGSIRSATWPDGSKVFNVPVAISIMVFFALCAQCAATLMVMRRETNSWFWPVVSFTYMTTLAYVGALISYQVGMLFI, from the coding sequence ATGATCAACACCCCCACCGTGCAACACACTCCCGTACAACAAAAAAAAATGACGATTGCCATCATTGGCAACCCGAATACCGGGAAGAGCACACTGTTTAATCTGCTTTCCGGCGGGCATGCTCACATCGGGAATTTTCCCGGAGTGACTGTGGAAAAAAAAGTGGGCAGCGTGACGTGGGAAGGCCGTCAGATTGACTTGGTCGACTTACCGGGAACGTATAGTCTGGCACCGCGTTCCATTGATGAAATGCTGGCGGTGGACATCTTACTGGGGCGGCAAAAAGGAGTGCCGCGGCCCGATGCCATTATCTGTATTGCTGATGCATCCAATCTGGAACGCAATCTGTATCTATTCAGTCAGGTTCTTGACTTGTCAATTCCCGTGGTGCTGGTTCTCAATATGTGTGATCTGGCACGTTCACGGGGAATCGAGATTGATGCACAGGCATTATCCCAAAAACTGAAAGTGCCTGTTGTTTGCACAGAGGCTCATCATGCCAAAGGTGTGAATGAGCTGAAAGCCGCCATTCTGGAAATTGGAACGGGATCAACCCATGAGCCGTTGGCGCTGTTTCCGGAAGATTTTTATGCCGAGCGGAAATTGATTCGCGAGAAGATTCAGACCAATCAGGAAGACAGTCCTCCCGATTTTCTGGTGGAGCGGTTGCTGCTCGATGTGGGCGGCTATGTGGAATCGTATTTCGAGCACCACACACATAATGGCTTGATGGAAGATCTTAACCAGTCGCGATCGCGATTGAAAGAGGCGGGTTATGCCGTTCCGGCGATGGAGGCCCGCATGCGTTATGGCTGGGCCCGGGAAATGTTAAAAGATGTATTACAGCATCCGCCGGAGCAGCGGGAAACCGCTTCGGATAAAATTGATCGCTGGTTGACGCACCGCGTCTTTGGTTTCCTGTTTTTCTTCGTGCTGATGTTTTTTGTCTTTCAGTCTGTCTTTACGTGGGCGGGGCCTGCGATGGATTTGATTGAAACGGGACAGGGATTGATCGAAGGAGTTGTGGAAACTGTGATTTCCCCCGGTCCATTGCGAAGTCTGGTGGTTGATGGTGTGATTGCCGGCGTGGGGGGCGTGTTAATCTTTCTACCTCAGATTGTGATTTTGTATTTCTTTATCGCCGTGTTAGAAGACAGCGGCTATATGGCACGGGCGGCGTTTATTATGGACCGCCTGATGCGAAGTCTGGGGTTAAGCGGTAAGTCCTTCATTCCTCTAATGTCGTCTTTTGCCTGTGCGGTGCCGGGGATCATGGCGACGCGCGTGATCGAGAACCGGCACGAGCGTTTGACGACGATTCTCGTCGCGCCGTTGATGAGCTGCTCGGCCCGCTGGCCTGTGTATACGCTGTTTATCGCTGCTTTTATTCCGAATATTGCCTATTTCACGATTGCAGGCAGTCCTGTGGTCACACTTCAGGGAATGGTTTTGTTTGCGATGTCATCGATTGGGGCGTTGATTGCGATTCCTGTTGCCTGGTTTTTGAAGCGGATCTGCTTTAAAGGCGATGTGGCACCGTTTGTGATGGAATTGCCGGGTTACAAATGGCCTTCGCCGCGAAATGTGATCTATCGTGTTTATAATCGTGCCAAGTCGTTTGTGGTCAAAGCGGGGACATTGATTTTCGCGACCTCGATCCTCATCTGGGCCGCCGGTTATTTTCCCGGTGATCACAGTGAGCAGTTTGAAATTCAGAACAAGATTGAGGCGATGGATGCTTCTCTGGCAGAGCTCGACGAACAGATTGCTGCCACAGAGGCAGACGCATCAGCAGCGAAGAAGGAATTAGAAAGTCAGCAAGAGGTATTGGCTGCAGAACAGGCCGCGTTGTTTGAGAAGCAGAATCATGTCAGCAGTCAACTGGTAGAAAACAGTTTTCTGGGCCGCGCGGGGCATTGGATTGAACCGGCGGTGAAACCTCTGGGCTGGGACTGGAAAATTGGTGTGGGCGTGATTGCCTCGTTCCCGGCGCGGGAAGTGATCATTTCGACGTTAGGCACGATTTACAGTCTGGGCGGTGATGTCGGAGAAGAGGACGAAAGTCTGATCGGATCGATTCGTTCGGCAACCTGGCCTGATGGCAGTAAGGTATTTAATGTACCCGTGGCGATTTCGATCATGGTGTTCTTTGCATTATGTGCCCAGTGTGCAGCGACGCTGATGGTGATGCGGCGTGAAACGAACAGCTGGTTCTGGCCGGTGGTGTCGTTTACTTATATGACGACGCTGGCTTACGTCGGGGCTTTGATTTCCTATCAGGTGGGGATGCTATTTATTTAG
- a CDS encoding type II secretion system F family protein: MDQTLIISIAAFFGMMALVGGIIFVFRDFSSSKAEDRLAVITGKKKADEESASLLKEEFVKGGLNSLSDQVAHFFEKFGNLKLLLEQAEAPFKADTFLLMSGVSAAAGFALAWFTNAPVPFCPVAALATGSLPFMWLLFCRNRRFKKFALQLPDALELVGRALRSGHSLASGLSVVVQEMPAPISTEFALAYEEQNLGVPIDEALKSMLKRMPNLDLKFFVTAVVIQRQAGGDLAEILDKIGHIIRQRFKIMGQVQALTGEGRISGVVLMALPIALFFAVYYLNPDYVMLLFTDELGRKMIAGGIVLQVLGALWIKKIINIKI; this comes from the coding sequence ATGGATCAAACACTCATCATCTCAATCGCTGCATTTTTCGGTATGATGGCGCTTGTCGGCGGCATCATATTCGTCTTCAGAGACTTTTCTTCCAGTAAAGCCGAAGATCGCCTTGCGGTGATTACGGGGAAAAAGAAGGCGGACGAAGAATCGGCATCGCTCTTGAAAGAGGAATTTGTCAAGGGAGGCTTGAATAGCCTTTCGGATCAGGTGGCACACTTTTTTGAGAAGTTTGGAAATCTCAAGCTGCTGCTGGAACAGGCCGAGGCGCCGTTTAAAGCAGATACGTTTTTATTAATGTCCGGTGTCTCTGCTGCGGCAGGTTTTGCGCTGGCGTGGTTTACGAATGCGCCAGTGCCTTTCTGCCCGGTGGCTGCTTTAGCTACAGGATCACTGCCGTTTATGTGGTTGCTGTTTTGCCGGAATCGACGGTTCAAGAAATTTGCACTGCAACTTCCGGATGCATTGGAACTGGTGGGGCGTGCTTTGCGTTCCGGGCACAGTCTGGCGTCGGGCTTAAGTGTTGTGGTGCAGGAAATGCCAGCGCCGATTTCCACGGAATTCGCACTGGCGTATGAAGAACAGAATCTGGGTGTGCCGATTGATGAAGCACTAAAGAGCATGCTGAAACGAATGCCGAACCTGGACTTGAAGTTTTTCGTGACGGCGGTGGTCATTCAGAGACAGGCAGGGGGGGACCTTGCCGAAATCCTGGACAAAATTGGTCACATTATCCGTCAGCGATTCAAAATTATGGGGCAGGTTCAGGCTTTGACGGGGGAAGGCCGTATCAGTGGCGTCGTGTTGATGGCTTTACCGATTGCGCTGTTTTTTGCTGTCTATTATCTGAACCCGGATTACGTGATGTTGCTGTTTACGGATGAACTGGGGCGAAAAATGATTGCCGGCGGGATCGTGCTGCAGGTTCTCGGTGCCCTGTGGATCAAGAAAATTATCAATATCAAAATTTGA
- a CDS encoding DUF1559 family PulG-like putative transporter, giving the protein MGKMLLTRKRGFTLIELLVVIAIIAILIALLLPAVQQAREAARRSQCKNNLKQIGLALHNYHDNFQTFPPGDVRDFYSGLDSWSTSQITWMARILPFVDQAPLYNQINFERAPGTGGSNNSVRREKIPAFRCPSDSSRQPRSDYAPTNYLACRGTDWHSGRDETESMFSVISRMKIRDVEDGTSNTIMVSETFANAPFCDDQPIRDPSTSASQDIGICPASCLTKAPYTSSYRQGYSWFYGQKYESHYFGTVYNPNNKGMPDCGAGSSTTGALLAARSKHTGGVHVLVADGAVRFASDNIDNQIWRDLGHPQDGNVLGEW; this is encoded by the coding sequence ATGGGAAAAATGCTGCTTACAAGGAAACGTGGCTTCACTCTGATCGAACTGCTGGTAGTGATTGCTATCATCGCTATCTTAATTGCCTTACTATTGCCGGCAGTTCAACAGGCACGCGAAGCCGCTCGACGTTCACAGTGCAAAAACAATCTCAAGCAGATTGGCCTGGCGCTGCACAACTACCACGATAATTTTCAAACATTCCCTCCAGGGGATGTTCGTGACTTTTACAGTGGGCTTGATTCATGGTCCACCAGTCAAATCACCTGGATGGCCCGCATCCTTCCCTTCGTTGATCAGGCGCCGCTTTACAATCAAATTAACTTCGAACGAGCTCCCGGTACTGGTGGCTCGAATAATAGCGTCAGGAGAGAAAAAATCCCGGCATTCCGCTGCCCCAGCGATTCATCCCGCCAGCCGAGATCTGATTATGCTCCAACAAACTATCTCGCCTGCCGTGGTACTGACTGGCATTCAGGGAGAGACGAAACGGAATCTATGTTTAGTGTCATTAGCCGTATGAAAATTCGTGATGTGGAAGACGGCACTTCAAACACGATCATGGTCTCTGAGACATTCGCCAACGCTCCTTTCTGTGATGATCAACCTATTCGAGACCCTTCTACCAGCGCTTCTCAAGACATTGGCATCTGCCCCGCCAGCTGTCTGACGAAAGCACCTTATACAAGTAGCTATCGACAAGGCTATTCCTGGTTTTATGGGCAAAAATACGAGTCTCATTACTTCGGGACCGTTTATAATCCGAATAATAAAGGCATGCCTGACTGTGGTGCCGGCTCAAGCACAACGGGAGCCCTGCTGGCAGCACGCAGTAAACACACAGGCGGCGTGCATGTCCTCGTTGCCGATGGGGCCGTCCGATTTGCTTCCGATAACATTGATAATCAGATCTGGAGAGATCTGGGGCATCCGCAGGACGGTAATGTTCTGGGAGAATGGTAA
- a CDS encoding sugar phosphate isomerase/epimerase family protein — protein MQLGFVTAILPDYDLRQVFQAAAEIGYDCVEVMCWPQGKDARRYAGITHISAEDFSDSDVTTIQQMADEFGISISALGYYPNPLTPDLEEAQKYVEHIQKVIAAANKLGINRMNTFIGRDWKKSVDENWPRFLQTWPEIIKFAEQQQVRVGIENCPMSFTEDEWPGGKNLAISPAIWKRMYADIPSDYFGLNYDPSHLVFMHMDYLAPIRDFADRIFHVHAKDVRVDQHRLDQVGILAHPLEYHTPKLPGLGQVEWGSFFSQLNEIGYQGPVCVEVEDRAYEDSTESSLAALRQCHTYLRNFIPERK, from the coding sequence ATGCAACTGGGGTTTGTGACGGCGATTTTACCTGATTACGATCTACGGCAGGTTTTTCAGGCGGCTGCAGAAATTGGTTATGACTGCGTGGAAGTCATGTGCTGGCCTCAGGGAAAAGATGCCCGCCGCTATGCCGGGATTACGCACATCTCTGCAGAAGACTTTTCTGACTCCGATGTGACGACGATTCAGCAGATGGCGGATGAGTTTGGTATATCTATCAGTGCCCTGGGATATTATCCCAATCCGCTCACACCCGACTTGGAAGAAGCACAGAAGTATGTAGAACATATTCAGAAGGTGATTGCGGCTGCCAACAAGCTGGGCATCAATCGGATGAATACCTTCATCGGCCGCGACTGGAAGAAGTCGGTCGATGAGAACTGGCCTCGCTTTCTGCAAACCTGGCCCGAGATTATCAAGTTCGCGGAACAGCAACAGGTGCGTGTGGGGATTGAGAATTGCCCGATGTCATTTACAGAAGATGAATGGCCGGGCGGAAAAAATCTGGCGATCAGCCCTGCGATCTGGAAGCGGATGTATGCCGACATTCCCAGTGACTATTTCGGTTTGAATTATGATCCTTCGCACCTGGTATTCATGCACATGGATTATCTGGCGCCGATCCGTGATTTTGCCGATCGTATTTTTCATGTGCATGCCAAGGATGTGCGGGTGGATCAACATCGGCTGGATCAGGTAGGAATTTTGGCGCATCCACTGGAATATCACACGCCGAAACTTCCCGGACTGGGACAGGTGGAGTGGGGCAGCTTTTTCTCTCAATTAAATGAGATCGGCTATCAGGGGCCTGTCTGCGTAGAAGTGGAAGATCGTGCCTATGAAGATTCCACCGAATCCTCTCTCGCCGCCTTACGACAGTGCCACACTTACTTGAGGAACTTTATTCCGGAAAGAAAATAG
- a CDS encoding CpaF family protein: protein MAGPGLSNPDPNMAFDDLKRLIHGKLVEKLDLSRVGDLEGDSLRREIRLVIEHLCDTENPLLNRSERERLIEEILDETFGFGPLELLLKDQDIADIMINGPKHVFVEKNGRIERSPVMFRDNQHLLQILDRIVSKVGRRVDETSPLVDARLPDGSRLNAVIPPLALDGPSLTIRKFGSNPLGLEDLLRFGAFTPEIAMLLEGSIKARINTIISGGTGSGKTTLLNTLSGFIQTDHRVITIEDAAELQLQQEHVLRLETRPPNIEGRGAINATDLVKNALRMRPDRIIIGECRGGESLDMLQAMNTGHEGSLTTIHANSPRDAVSRLETMITMGGVELPLKALRHQFASAVDLIIQVNRLQGGPRKVTHITEVLNMEQDTVIMQDIFLFVQDGIDADGRAYGHFEATGVRPAFMDRLEASGVRLPSNLFANRVLQG, encoded by the coding sequence ATGGCTGGCCCTGGCCTTTCCAATCCTGATCCCAATATGGCATTTGATGACCTGAAGCGACTCATTCATGGCAAGCTGGTTGAAAAACTGGATTTGTCCAGGGTGGGTGATTTGGAAGGTGATTCACTGCGGCGTGAAATCCGTCTGGTGATTGAGCATTTATGTGATACGGAAAATCCTCTGCTGAACCGTTCGGAACGGGAACGATTGATCGAGGAAATTCTGGATGAAACATTCGGCTTCGGGCCGTTAGAGCTGTTGCTTAAAGATCAGGATATCGCTGATATCATGATCAACGGCCCCAAGCATGTATTTGTTGAAAAGAACGGGCGGATTGAACGTTCGCCTGTGATGTTTCGAGACAATCAGCATTTGTTGCAGATTCTGGACCGGATTGTGTCCAAAGTAGGGCGTCGTGTCGATGAAACGTCTCCGCTGGTCGACGCACGCTTGCCCGATGGTTCACGTTTGAACGCGGTCATTCCGCCACTGGCTCTGGACGGGCCATCGCTTACGATTCGTAAATTCGGTTCGAATCCACTGGGGCTGGAAGACCTGTTGCGGTTTGGTGCATTTACACCGGAAATTGCCATGTTGCTCGAAGGTTCAATCAAGGCACGCATCAATACCATTATCAGTGGCGGTACCGGTTCTGGTAAAACAACACTGTTGAATACACTTTCCGGCTTCATTCAAACCGATCATCGTGTGATCACAATTGAAGATGCAGCGGAATTGCAGCTGCAGCAGGAACACGTACTGCGACTGGAAACGCGACCGCCGAATATTGAAGGGCGAGGAGCGATTAACGCCACCGACCTGGTGAAGAACGCGTTGCGTATGCGGCCTGACCGGATCATCATCGGGGAATGTCGTGGTGGCGAGTCTTTAGACATGTTACAGGCGATGAATACAGGTCACGAAGGTTCGTTGACGACGATTCACGCCAACTCACCGCGCGACGCCGTTTCCCGTCTGGAAACGATGATCACCATGGGCGGGGTGGAATTGCCTCTGAAAGCGTTGCGGCATCAGTTCGCTTCTGCCGTGGATTTGATTATTCAGGTAAACCGCTTACAGGGGGGGCCTCGTAAAGTGACGCATATCACAGAGGTGCTGAATATGGAACAGGATACCGTGATCATGCAGGATATTTTTCTGTTTGTACAAGATGGAATTGATGCCGACGGCAGGGCCTACGGTCACTTTGAAGCGACCGGTGTGCGTCCTGCGTTTATGGATCGTCTGGAAGCATCGGGCGTTCGACTACCCTCAAACCTGTTTGCAAATCGGGTCTTGCAGGGCTAA
- a CDS encoding DUF1559 family PulG-like putative transporter: protein MEKMLLRTKRGFTLIELLVVIAIIAILIALLLPAVQQAREAARRSQCKNNLKQIGLALHNYHDNFRAFPPGDVRRTYGSGVQSWVTSQLGWIPRILPFLDQAPLYNQINFEMEHGVSAAPNSNLRKEKLTVVRCPSDSSRQPDGNYGPTNYMACRGLGVTADALTTNATGSTTDINSVFRMNGLVRIRDIEDGTTNTMMVSETFASAPMCSEVPSSNSCSAVCATVYGNNTSGAQQGYSWMWAQQYQSHYYCTIYTPNSKTPDCGAGSSSTNALLSARSKHVGGVHTLLGDGSVRFASENIDLSIWRNLGNYNDGNVLGEW, encoded by the coding sequence ATGGAAAAAATGCTGCTCAGAACAAAGCGTGGGTTCACGCTGATTGAACTATTGGTTGTGATTGCGATCATTGCCATCTTAATCGCCCTCTTATTGCCGGCAGTTCAACAGGCACGTGAAGCAGCCCGTCGTTCTCAATGTAAAAACAATCTCAAGCAGATTGGCCTGGCTCTCCACAATTACCATGATAACTTCAGAGCATTTCCGCCTGGAGATGTTAGAAGAACTTATGGCTCTGGCGTTCAATCCTGGGTTACCAGTCAGCTGGGCTGGATCCCTCGTATTCTGCCATTCCTGGATCAGGCACCACTCTACAATCAAATCAACTTTGAAATGGAACACGGCGTCAGTGCCGCCCCGAACAGTAATCTGCGTAAAGAAAAACTGACCGTTGTACGCTGCCCCAGTGATTCCTCGCGTCAACCAGACGGCAATTATGGTCCAACCAACTACATGGCCTGCCGAGGTCTTGGTGTCACAGCCGATGCTCTAACAACCAACGCAACAGGATCAACCACCGATATCAATTCGGTATTCAGAATGAATGGTCTTGTTCGGATTCGTGATATCGAAGATGGAACAACTAATACCATGATGGTTTCGGAAACCTTTGCGAGTGCCCCCATGTGTAGCGAAGTGCCATCCAGTAACAGCTGTTCTGCTGTTTGTGCCACTGTTTATGGAAATAACACATCTGGTGCGCAGCAGGGTTATTCCTGGATGTGGGCACAACAATACCAATCTCACTATTATTGTACGATTTATACACCCAATTCAAAAACTCCAGACTGTGGCGCGGGATCAAGTTCTACGAATGCACTCTTATCTGCCCGCAGTAAGCACGTCGGCGGAGTTCACACTCTGTTAGGCGACGGGTCAGTCCGGTTTGCTTCGGAGAATATTGACCTCTCCATCTGGCGGAATCTGGGTAATTACAATGATGGTAATGTTCTGGGTGAATGGTAA
- a CDS encoding glycosyltransferase, protein MPKLSIIVPTYCEAENLKNLIPRISQVLVGSDITAEIIVVDDNSPDDTIAVCQTLSESFPIHLITRKQERGLSTAVIAGMDSAAGEFLLVMDADLSHPPETIPDLYAALKNQGADFVIGSRYINGGSTEEKWGWFRKLNSRIATWLARPFTNVKDPMAGFFGISRHHFLKVREILNPVGYKIGLELLVKCRCRRVVEVPIHFADRTLGTSKLSFKEQLSYLRHLKRLAEFKYRNYAYFVQFAIIGLSGVFINLASLSVLLHWLIRPVAIGVAIWISMSTNFLLNRNITFSYAKHSPILKQYLQYCGSCLTGAFFNGLTAETLCRTFDYFDQRTLLAAFIGILTGMAFNFILCRYFVFAKQKPVSDEV, encoded by the coding sequence TTGCCGAAATTATCAATTATTGTCCCTACTTATTGTGAAGCCGAAAATCTTAAGAACCTGATCCCCCGCATCAGTCAGGTTCTTGTGGGTTCTGACATCACAGCTGAAATTATCGTGGTCGATGACAACAGCCCCGACGATACTATTGCCGTCTGCCAGACATTGTCGGAATCATTTCCAATTCACTTAATCACCCGCAAACAGGAACGGGGGCTCTCTACTGCCGTCATCGCCGGCATGGACTCGGCAGCGGGTGAATTTCTGCTGGTCATGGATGCCGACCTGTCGCATCCCCCGGAAACCATTCCCGATCTCTATGCTGCTTTAAAAAATCAAGGTGCCGATTTTGTCATTGGCAGTCGCTATATCAACGGTGGTTCGACTGAAGAAAAATGGGGCTGGTTTCGAAAACTGAACTCCCGCATCGCCACCTGGCTGGCACGTCCTTTCACAAACGTCAAAGACCCGATGGCTGGATTCTTTGGAATCTCGCGTCACCATTTTTTGAAAGTACGCGAGATCCTCAATCCGGTGGGATATAAAATCGGCCTGGAATTATTAGTGAAGTGTCGCTGTCGTCGTGTTGTGGAAGTTCCCATTCATTTTGCCGACCGTACACTGGGAACCAGCAAACTTTCGTTCAAAGAGCAACTGAGTTATCTGAGACACCTCAAGCGTTTGGCAGAATTTAAATATAGAAACTATGCATACTTCGTTCAATTCGCCATCATCGGTCTCTCAGGCGTTTTCATCAATTTAGCATCACTTTCGGTACTGTTACACTGGCTGATCAGGCCAGTCGCCATCGGAGTTGCCATCTGGATTTCCATGAGCACGAATTTCCTGCTCAATCGAAACATCACGTTTTCTTACGCAAAACACTCGCCAATTTTGAAGCAATACCTTCAGTACTGCGGCAGTTGTCTAACTGGTGCTTTCTTCAATGGGCTGACCGCAGAGACACTCTGCCGTACGTTCGATTATTTTGATCAACGAACGCTCCTCGCCGCATTCATCGGCATTCTGACAGGCATGGCCTTCAACTTTATTCTCTGCCGCTATTTTGTTTTCGCAAAACAAAAACCAGTCAGCGATGAAGTGTGA
- the deoC gene encoding deoxyribose-phosphate aldolase, which yields MEFQYHDIAGMIDHSLLKPTLTTEELEAGCQLALTYEVASVCIMPFYLKRCAELLKGSTVKASTTIGFPHGGHTTYVKQIEAELAIADGCEELDMVVNISRVLSGEWKYVADEIAAVTKIAHQAGPKIKVIFENCYLDQVQKIELCRICGELGVDWVKTSTGYGTGGATIEDLKLMRAESPPEVQVKAAGGVRTFDKLLEVRALGVSRVGASATREILDHCRERLELPAITCE from the coding sequence ATGGAATTCCAGTATCACGATATCGCGGGGATGATTGATCATTCGTTATTGAAGCCGACGCTGACCACAGAAGAACTGGAAGCGGGTTGTCAACTGGCGTTGACCTATGAAGTGGCCAGTGTGTGTATCATGCCCTTTTATCTAAAACGCTGTGCAGAACTTCTAAAGGGGTCGACTGTCAAAGCCAGCACGACGATCGGGTTCCCGCATGGCGGTCATACGACGTATGTCAAACAAATTGAAGCAGAGCTGGCGATTGCCGATGGCTGCGAAGAGCTGGATATGGTGGTGAATATTTCGCGTGTGTTAAGCGGCGAATGGAAATACGTGGCTGATGAAATCGCAGCGGTTACTAAGATCGCCCATCAGGCCGGCCCAAAAATTAAAGTGATCTTTGAAAACTGTTACTTGGACCAGGTTCAGAAAATCGAACTCTGCCGAATCTGCGGAGAACTGGGCGTCGACTGGGTGAAAACATCAACGGGCTATGGCACCGGTGGTGCGACAATTGAGGACCTGAAGCTGATGCGGGCAGAAAGTCCCCCCGAAGTGCAGGTAAAAGCAGCGGGGGGAGTGCGGACATTCGACAAACTGCTGGAAGTGCGAGCGTTGGGCGTCAGCCGAGTGGGAGCGAGTGCCACCCGCGAGATTTTAGATCATTGTCGCGAGCGGCTGGAACTCCCTGCAATTACGTGTGAGTAG
- a CDS encoding type II secretion system F family protein: MDFVQLLPWAIFGMVIVGVIALISKLSSDQSRATARLDELRNPHLRNNPEEAASASTLLEKAAPTLSKALAPKSELEENQLKVKLANAGYNGENAPSIFLSLKVAIGILGVVLGSGIGFYKYGLTQNGWTSMIIAGGIGFYLPSIVLALLCKGRIERIFLSLPDALDLLVVCVEAGLGLDAAMRRVSEELEETSPDVCSEFALCNLQLQMGRPRREVLHDLGIRSGVDDMRALAAILIQADKFGSSIAQALRVQSDSMRVKRSQMAEEQAAMTAVKMIFPLVLFIFPGIFVVLVGPAAIMMINGLLSS, translated from the coding sequence ATGGATTTTGTTCAATTATTACCGTGGGCTATCTTTGGGATGGTGATCGTGGGGGTGATTGCTTTGATCAGCAAGCTCAGTTCTGATCAATCGCGGGCAACAGCGCGGTTGGATGAGCTTCGCAATCCCCATTTGCGAAATAATCCTGAGGAAGCGGCCAGTGCCAGCACACTTCTGGAGAAGGCGGCACCGACGCTCTCCAAGGCATTGGCGCCAAAATCTGAACTGGAAGAAAACCAGTTGAAAGTCAAATTAGCCAACGCCGGGTACAATGGAGAAAATGCGCCCTCCATCTTCCTTTCGTTAAAAGTTGCCATCGGTATTCTGGGGGTTGTCCTGGGATCAGGTATCGGATTTTATAAATACGGTCTGACACAGAACGGCTGGACATCTATGATTATCGCCGGTGGAATCGGTTTTTATCTGCCTTCCATAGTTTTGGCTCTGTTGTGCAAAGGACGTATCGAACGGATCTTTCTTTCGTTGCCGGATGCATTGGACTTATTAGTGGTTTGTGTGGAAGCAGGGCTGGGACTTGATGCGGCAATGCGTCGTGTTTCCGAAGAACTCGAAGAAACATCGCCTGATGTGTGTAGTGAATTTGCCTTGTGTAATCTGCAGTTACAGATGGGGCGACCGCGGCGTGAAGTACTGCATGACCTGGGAATCCGGAGTGGTGTCGACGATATGCGGGCTCTGGCTGCGATTCTGATTCAGGCGGATAAGTTTGGTTCTTCCATTGCGCAGGCGCTGCGAGTGCAGTCTGACAGTATGCGTGTCAAACGGAGCCAGATGGCAGAAGAGCAGGCAGCGATGACAGCAGTGAAAATGATCTTTCCACTCGTACTGTTTATCTTTCCCGGGATTTTTGTCGTGCTGGTTGGTCCAGCTGCGATCATGATGATTAACGGTTTGTTATCAAGCTAA